From the Rhodothalassiaceae bacterium genome, one window contains:
- a CDS encoding molecular chaperone DnaJ, protein MSRGMRDFGFPRWGGYLKERDPVRVRMCDREGCTERGEYPAPRAPFSRERWYFCRAHVEEYNRNWNFFAGMSEEAMRAFMAEEEAARQGYQQTSAYAWAADPWSPAEKAAFRTLGLEPGAELEEVKRRYRALAKQHHPDVAGAENADARERFVRIQAAYAMLSARLGARREEE, encoded by the coding sequence ATGTCGAGAGGGATGCGCGATTTCGGTTTTCCCCGCTGGGGCGGCTACCTCAAGGAGCGCGACCCGGTGCGCGTGCGCATGTGCGACCGGGAGGGCTGCACCGAACGCGGCGAATATCCGGCGCCGCGCGCGCCCTTCTCGCGCGAGCGCTGGTATTTCTGCCGCGCCCATGTCGAGGAGTACAATCGGAACTGGAACTTCTTCGCCGGCATGAGCGAAGAGGCCATGCGCGCCTTCATGGCCGAAGAGGAGGCCGCCCGCCAGGGCTACCAGCAGACGAGCGCCTATGCCTGGGCGGCGGATCCCTGGTCGCCGGCCGAGAAGGCGGCCTTCCGCACGCTCGGGCTCGAGCCGGGGGCCGAGCTCGAGGAGGTCAAGCGCCGCTACCGCGCGCTCGCCAAGCAGCACCACCCGGATGTCGCGGGCGCGGAGAATGCGGACGCGCGCGAGCGATTCGTCCGGATTCAGGCCGCCTACGCGATGCTGAGCGCCCGCCTCGGCGCGCGGCGGGAGGAAGAGTGA